DNA from Littorina saxatilis isolate snail1 unplaced genomic scaffold, US_GU_Lsax_2.0 scaffold_373, whole genome shotgun sequence:
agctggtacgttatcggaataacacttgtgttttctgttagccgctgggaattgtatactaactcatcatttggtaatgtggatgataagctacatgccactaacacggcatatgagaagaaggctagatgcaagtcggcgaaaattagatgaaacacagcggcttctattttttttagatcactggcactggcacaggcacatgcaatctgtcagaaaaaaacccacttctgctttaattgagaagcagggaatttatggtcatttggtattgtggagaatataagctacatgtcattaattaattctgaggatgagagcacagtcttgcttaggcaaagggcgcaagaatacgctctgtggaaaagttagcgcactccaagagtgcgctaacagttttagcgcatcgcctttagccaatcaactggttcacatcagtcatgtgacaccagtacttactgacaattattattattattattaaaagcaTCCCTCCACACACCAAAAATAAATAACCGTTTTGCTATGTGTGCCCAACGGGGAGTGTTTTTATGACTTTTTAAGACAGTTTTGAAATCCTATTCTGCAGCCTGGCTGTTGAtatgttggtctgtgtccatgtggagggatgaccttatcccatgtggagggatgaccttatcccatgtggagggatgaCCTTATCCCATGTGGAAGCCAGAGCGTCAGATTGTGAGTCCAATTGTTTGCCAAAGAAACCTTTTGCCTTGAAGATCAGTCTCGGTGATCTTGGTGAATTAAAATCATGGCAGACATTCTCTGTTTCTGCCGACTTGTCAAATCGTCAACCCCTTCTCGAACCCAACCCGACCTTCCCCGACTACCACGTCACTCGTCAAACCACAACAACCCGACCTTCCCCGACTACCACGTCACTCGTCAAACCACAACAATCCGGCCTTCCCCGACTACCACGTCACTCGTCAAACCACAACAATCCGACCTTCCCCGACTACCACGTCACTCGTCAAACCACAACAACCCGACCTTCCCCGACTACCACGTCACTCGTCAAACCACAACAACCCGACCTTCCCCGACTACCACGTCACTCGTCAAACCACAACAATCCGGCCTTCCCCGACTACCACGTCACTCGTCAAACCACAACAACCCGACCTTCCCCGACTACCACGTCACTCGTCAAACCACAACAATCCGGCCTTCCCCGACTACCACGTCATTCGTCAAACCACAACAACCCGACCTTCCCCGACTACCACGTCACTCGTCAAACCACAACAATCCGGCCTTCCCCGACTACCACGTCACTCGTCAAACCACAACAACCCGACCTTCCCCGACTACCACGTCACTCGTCAAACCACAACAACCCGACCTTCCCCGACTACCACGTCACTCGTCAAACCACAACAATCCGACCTTCCCCGACTACCACGTCACTCGTCAAACCACAACAACCCGACCTTCCCCGACTACCACGTCACTCGTCAAACCACAACAACCCGACCTTACCCGACTATCACGTCACTCGTCAAACCACAACAATCCGGCCTTCCCCGACTATCACGTCACTCGTCAAACCACAACAACCCGACCTTACCCGACTATCACGTCACTCGTCAAACCACAACAACCCGACCTTACCCGACTATCACGTCACTCGTCAAACCACAACAATCCGGCCTTCCCCGACTACCACGTCACTCGTCAAACCACAACAACCCGACCTTACCCGACTACCACGTCACTCGTCAAACCACAACAACCCGACCTTCCCCGACTACCACGTCACTCGTCAAACCACAACAACCCGACCTTCCCCGACTACCACGTCACTCGTCAAACCACAACAATCCGACCTTCCCCGACTACCACGTCACTCGTCAAACCACAACAACCCGACCTTCCCCGACTACCACGTCACTCGTCAAACCACAACAACCCGACCTTCCCCGACTACCACGTCACTCGTCAAACCACAACAACCCGACCTTCCCCGACTACCACGTCACTCGTCAAACCACAACAATCCGGCCTTTCCCGACTACCACGTCACTCGTCAAACCACAACAATCCGGCCTTCCCCGACTATCACGTCACTCGTCAAACCACAACAACCCGACCTTCCCCGACTACCACGTCACTCGTCAAACCACAACAATCCGGCCTTTCCCGACTACCACGTCACTTGTCAAACCACAACAATCCGGCCTTCCCCGACTATCACGTCACTCGTCAAACCACAACAATCCGGCTGATACCGGACAGGGGAGACGCTTTCATTCAGCTAAAAGGGCCATATCGATGACATCGGATGGAAAACTTTCATAACAGGCATTGTTAGAATTAATGCCGACGGCAAGAGGCAATATAGCAATGGAGAGATAGTAGACAAATCCATTGGTTGATTCCATTGGGTGTGACAAAGTGCTGAGAGATTGATTGTCTGTGTGATATATTGGCGTGCTCTTATCACGGAATTAAGCTGAAGAGTTAAGCACTCAGGGTATTTCGATCATGAAAGAGATGATTACTTGTGAGAAGACCATTACTTAATACAATTTCTCTAAATGCGATATTGTGTTACTTATTTCCCTTCCGTGTATttctgccgtaaatgtacaaaTCATTATGGCTTCACGATCGTGTTCGCCGCACGCGTATCTGTCCAGGCTGTTACGCAAACCGAGAGCATCCTTCCCATTCGTCACAGGACAAAGTCAAGCAGCCTCAGTGAGTTTTTGTGTCGGGATGtctttcttacttttttttttttttttttttctttctttcttttttttcagatcTGTGATGGCTGACAAGATGAGTTACACAAAAAGAATTGTACAGTCAACCCTGCCTACAACGACCACCTGTATGAGCGACCACACgtggtcgttaaagacaggCGTTCGCTAAGCAAAAAGTCTAAACATCAATGGACGCATGCAGGAACGatgtttttggttttaaagGAAAGTACATTACtttatggcagctcgctttccccaggaagaaagcagcccgaatttagATGAGGGTGACGTCACAGGACGATATGATACCAATACCAAAAATGGAACGGTGAATTATGTAGAACAAAATGTCGTCCATGGGAGTGGTCGCTGTGAGTAGGTGGCCGCTTCCGAGAGGTGGCCGTAGGGACAGGTTCGACAGTACCGTTAACGTGGATGACAACTATGAAATGGAAACTTTCTGGATGCCTCGAAGTGATAATACTTTTCCGTGTATTTCTGTCGAGTGAATGGCCACTATCGGATGAAAACCTTTTCAATGCCTCGAGGTGACTCAAAATCATATAACTTCGACAGATGGCGGCATATAAACGATATAAGTTATGTAACTACTAGCCATGCGTGCCACATATTGTATACAATGCAAACCATATAATTATACACAAATCTAGCCGTGCGAGCGGCAGATTATATAAAACATAATTAATTAAAGCGATTTTCctgaaaacaaaaatatatcccCAAAACTGACCATAATACATTaagggcaaagcccacacgTGCCTATGCGAGTGTAAGTCGGAGTCGCAGCCCACGTACGCAGAAGGAGAAATACAAACATAAATGTGCGCCTTCGAAGTAAAGACGACGAGGTAAATGGCGAACATTGTTTTAACAAAACGGGTATGTACGGAAAGTCCGAACAAataaaactacagaaaattatGAATCATTGTGGAAACATCAGGCAAAAGCGTACAGTATGCATACTGTCCCATACAATCAAAGACTGTAGAGTTCACTTTCTCTGTGCGCTGAACAGTCTCTAATACagtagtcaagtcaagtcaagtcaagtattttattgttttgggcccagagggctttgaaacaaagatataactttaacaaaaaaaggtaacaaatcagacagttaatatatgtatatatacatatatgtaaTAGATCTGAATATATATGTTCCGTAATGAAGCACAGGGGCTGGTGTATAGTTATTATCCTTCATTGTCTACCATCACAAAAGTGCTCTGGAATAGAAACATCCCATGGACGGGCGCATTGGCCTGGTGGATATAAGACACCGGAAGGTCGCGGGTTGGAATCCCTGCCGCACCTGGTTGGCTAAGGGTTGATATTTTCCCATCTCCCGACAGCAACGTTTCAACACTAGGGTCTTCTTCAAGCACATAGACAAACAAGGCAGAAACAaggagaacaaacaaacaaggagaacaaacaaacaagaaaacaaacacaaagaccAAAACAGCGAGAACAACGGAGAGCAACAAGTCTGAGAATTGACCACACGGAAAAACCCCAAGTACAAGCAGGCCGATTAAGCAAACAAGGGAGACAAATCTATCCAAGGGCGACGACCGCTCAAAGCTGTCATGCTTAACATCAATCACTGTCTGGCATCATAAATAAAAACTCCGACCTACCACGAACATAACACCTCCATAACAATTCCGAGCAGGAAACGTCAAACAGTAATAGGCACAAAAAGACGAAACAAGGGCGGAAAAAAACACTGATAatttatgtagaggttacatgccgagtctcagtgattattaaaaataatggtcgaagttagcggatcatgaaaaatgcgagcttcagcgagctttttcatgaccgcgaactgagaccattatttttaataatcactgagacgaggtgtgtaacctctttattccccctttcttcagttattcaaagaaaacaggagtttttgtgcgaaagtttgatcgaatccgaatcactcaaccagtcaacctgcgcaggcgatcgattaatgcgcggctGTATAGTTCcatgcaaatcattccattctgttaacacttcttgtcagtttccctgttttagactaaaatcaagtacacagataagctggtattctgctgtggcggtaaaggcagatattgtgtgttctgtttatgttttagtatcgctcaGGATAATGTTCTTTGTCAAAtgagactagcagacgaacttttgcacccgtgttccaacgttaattactgtatgaagttcagttttctggggaaaatagtgtatgaaaccgctttatgttgtttaaattgatgagatgtgtgcatttggttgcgtgtgatctgtttataaaatgaaatattgttgaaaactgaccgtcggattgcagtcagtgttgtcgaagaaactgcgttaaaagaaggggaactactcttgtcggctagagtatgagttacttgccttgggaatttgcttgtgatgaacggtttgtgcacggcagatctagattcagaaaacaacaacactcatggattttatttggagattcatgtgttcaggcctgtagttgttaatttaaatgcggtatgtttgtattgtttgctccagagatgtatacttcgtacgtatagagcgttcggaacttttcagtcgcaaaagtagtaccaaaacagaacagcttctcaacccattgcactatcgaggattcaggctgttgctggctcgttatttgtttggttgctgggtcattatcgaaaaataactagctctacaagtttacaggagtaaagaagcagaggggggaataattaaCAATAACACGCAATAAATGcagaaatgaaaaataaaattaagtagatgtgcattgccaaggcactgcatacccccagcgaagatcaatcgtccgtctctctctctctctctctctctctctctctctctctctctctctctctctctctctctctctctctctctctctctctctctctctctctctctctctctctctctctctctctctctctctctctctctctctctctatgtctctctctctctgtctctgtctctgtctctgtatcttctctctttctatcattacctctttctctctctcgctatctctctcacgcacacacacacacacatacacgcacacaaccacacacactcacacacgcaaacacacttacacccacacgcacacatccacacacacaaacacacacacaaaacacacacacacacacacacacacaaatacttaCGCACACAGACCCAAACAGGTGCCAACACAACAGcgcactctctttctctctccttatgttgaaaaggaaaaaaaggctgagagagagagagagagggagagagagagagagagagagagagagagggggagagggagagagagagagagagagagagagagaatatgagagagaatgagagagtcagacagacagacagaccgaaagacagccacaaacagacacagagagagacacacacacatacgtgttctgtttatgttttagtatcgcttatgataatgttctttcgccaaatgggactagcagacgaatttttgcacccgtgttccaacgttaattactgtatgaagttcagttttctggggaaaatagtgtatgaaaccgctttatgttgtttaaattgatgagatgtgtgcatttggttgcgtgtgataaaatgaaatattgttgaaaactgaccgtcggatcgcagtcagtgttgtcgaagaaactgcgttaaaagaaggggaactactcttgtcgctagagtatgagttacttgccttgggaatttgcttgtgatgaacggtttgtgcacggcagatttTGAagcaaagcggccttgggtggcgtttgctgaaaaaatgggggcgccaattttacccaccgtatttttgttagtatggtcccaatttttggtgaacttccatctccaactgtagcccataatcgggcacaacgaatccttctttatcatgtattatcggtgtgaacatttctcaagtcgattacagtaaagcgttcgtgggatacctccagcttcgctgggataaaaacaaagaaactaaagaagGGAAAAAAGAACGGTGTCTTGCAATTAAAAGCAGAAATAGAAATAGAAATGAACAAGACGAAAAGCCTTTTAAGGCTCACGTTTGTAAACACCAGATCACCGACCATTTTCATATGCGCTGTGGACTTGAGAATTTGGCGTATTtcagtgcgcgcgtgtgcgctggctttgaacaaaaaaacacccacagatTGTTGTTAAAACACTTACTGCATCTCTTGAAGaacagcagagagagagagagagagagagagatatacatTCAGTGCATGTCTGAACATAATATGTTTGTACCAAGTGAGAAGCAATTAAACAACGAGCGCTGACTTAAACCGACAGAGATTGCGAGCTCCCCTGCAAGTTGTAAGACACTGTTCAAGATCTACTAACCGAATTCTTTGTCAATAATATTATCAGTTTTGTTTTATGACGAAGCATTGACCTTTCTTTGGGCACTGTTCAGTGCTTCACTCAAATAGCTTCGCAGCGTTAAAAGCCACTGAAAATTGCGTCCCTGGAAAACCCACATAATCATGTTAAAGAACTAACGAGCAAGACTCTACATGACATCAATGCAGGTACATTTTATATAAGCTCTGGCTTATGCGCCCAGGTAAACATTTTATTAGGTGGGTCGATACCTTAACAAAAAATACAGAGAGTAGTATTAATTACATGGGATGGATCTCGAGTCCATTCCCATGTGATGCTGGAATAAGACAAGGATGTCCATTTTCGCCATTAGCCTTTGTTCTGGCCCTCGAagtgttagcaatcaaaatccgtGCAGATCAAGATGTTAAAGGGATTAAACTGCCAAGGAATTCTGATAGACATGGTGAAATTCTTAAACTACTTATGTATGCTGACGACATTAGTTTCTTCCTACAAGATGAGAAAGACCTAAGAAACGTATTACATCTTATAACtcagttttcaaaattttcagggttagcaatgaatgatcaaaagacagaagcaatgtggcttggtataaataaattttctgctgaccgaccatgtaatattatttggaaaaaacaaatcaaaatcttaGGAATTCATTTCAACAACTCTGTCCCAGCCTCCAACATAGAAGAAAACTGGGAACCTAAACTACATAAAGTAAATTCATTAATAGCAACATGGTCGAAAAGAAACCTAAGTATAATGGGGAAAATTTGAATAGTCAAAACATTAATGTTGTCACAATTTACTTACGCACTGCAATCTCTATGTGCCACAGAAAACTTCCTCAATAAGCTAAATTCATCTCTATTCCGATTtatctggaagaaaaaatattcaaacaaaagagcttatgaaaaagttaatagaaaagtaatgtgccaagagacaaatcttggaggtctgaaaatgattaatgtcaaagatgtacaaacatcatttctaatttcatggattatgaggctgctggacggaagtaacgcaaagtggcaacagattccattagcatcatttttaaaactgggcgaacgcttatgctgtctgcgctcaaatgtgagtgcagaaaattttaaaggactaggtgccataaagcaatatttctggaaacaagcttttatcacctggctaaacaataaacacaagatcaaagaaataagcagtaatgaacagcagataagtgtacgcaatcaaaccttatggaataatacaaatataaggtacaggaagcaaacgctattcatgaatgactggataaaggctaaaatatgcgttgttaaagatgtttttaacgataacgacatgtactcttttgaggaaatatgtgaacgaactggatataaacagtctcgcctatttgaatataatgcaatacagactgccaTTAAAGCCCTATTATTAcgtgatacgggtcaggcccgttctgatcatatgccatttatacaattatctccacgccaaattcgcctaaagatgttaaattatgagataaaggagccaagctcagctggattttggtcgaacaaattaaatattacattagaagataaacactggaaattagctaacgaatgctcgacagaaacccgtcttcgtctattgcattggaaaattttacacaatatatatcccaccaatattttgctacataagatgggaattcgtcaaacaaatctctgtcagtattgtaacgaaaccgacttcatcgagcactttttttggcagtgtagagcagtgcaacccatatggcaggaatgtcaagggtacatatttaaatgtacaggcaaaaatataaagttaagctgcgaagaggctcttttggggtatttcacacgtgatatccccagagagaaaaccttcataattaatcaccttatattgatatcgaaaatgtgcataagccagtttaagtacggaaatccaaaaactaacatgaagatcttatttcagaaccaagctcgacttcgaaatctctagtaaaattgaactgtgtataagaatatagataactagtagtattgtgctgttaatgtaaagttatttatatatgcgctgtatgatgctgtgctgaaaactagtactgtaattggATTAATcaacttgttatgtattgtcccgctgaaaatgtattatataacagaattatgggaacaacaacaacaacaacacacacacacacgcacacacacacacacacacacacacacacacacacacacacacacacacacacacacacacacacacacatatgcacatacacgcaaacattagttaaattgttgttgaattaaaaagtaatttaatggaaatgtaacttgtaatgtaaaagaaaacaaaattaaaatttcattaaaaaaaaaaagaccaatgaagaaggatatgctcaccgcccaaaaagaaagaaagaaaaaaagaaaaaaaaaagacgaaagaggcaaaaaagatgggttgaagcagccttgcatgcaactgaggtcaaaaaaaaaaaaaaaaaaaaaaaaaaaaaagaaaagcctttTAAGGCTCACGTTTGTAAACACCAGATCACCGACCATTTTCATATGCGCTGTGGACTTGAGAATTTGGCGTATTtcagtgcgcgcgtgtgcgctggctttgaacaaaaaaacacccacagatTGTTGTTAAAACACTTACTGCATCTCTTGAAGaacagcagagagagagagagagagagagatacattcAGTGCATGTCTGAACATAATATGTTTGTACCAAGTGAGAAGCAATTAAACAACGAGCGCTGACTTAAACCGACAGAGATTGCGAGCTCCCCCTGCAAGTTGTAAGACACTGTTCAAGATCTACTAACCGAATTCTTTGTCCATAATATTATCAGTTTTGTTTTATGACGAAGCATTGACCTTTCTTTGGGCACTGTTCAGTGCTTCACTCAAATAGCTTCGCAGCGTTAAAAGCCACTGAAAATTGCGCCCCTGGAAAACCCACATAATCATGTTAAAGAGCTAACGAGCAAGACTCTACATGACATCAATGCAGGTACATTTTATATAAGCTCTGGCTTATGCGCCCAGGACTTCATTTCTGCGATGGAAAGATATAATCATGGGCTGTCATCTTGCTCTTTTGTGCGTTATCCCGAACTGTTAGGATGAAAAGTGAGCAGTGAGTCAGCGTCTCCCTCTTTTTtcgcccctccccccctcccctcggtctctctctccctctatgtcctttcctctctctctctctctatctctctctctctcttctctctctctctctctctctctctcactgtctctctctttctctctctctatttctctctctctctctttctccctctctctctctctctttctctctctatttctctctctctctttctctctctctttctctctctctctttctctccacccattgcacaccggttcgaccgaagctaagtgaagaataaactcctgttgtgcagcgggttaaagtattccctcatacctcggagatataccttcagtcgctcgcagcgacgtcacgtgacggaaagaatgttatcacaccattgaaatgacattctttccgtcccctataggcgacgaaataggtcaaattttgttcactttttagtggaaaatgcttcgacgccggagcgggtactggacccagtgccgttctagtgcaagtgcactacaaaggcactgcacccagtgccgataagcgacagcattttcttccaccatctaaaatgtcacgtgacgtcgctgcgagcgagtgaagatatatctccgaggtatgagggaatactttatcccgctgcacaacaggagttTATTTTTCACTTCTCTTCGGTCGTAGCGGTGTGTAATATgatctgtctccctctctctctctctatctctctctctctctttctctatctctctctctctctttctctctctttctctctctctctctttctctatatctctctctctttctctatctctctttcgctctctctctctttctctctctctttctctctctctctctctttctctctctctttctttctatctctctctttctcgctctctctctctctctcgttctctctctctctcactctctctctctctctctctctctctctctctttctctctctctctctctttatttctctctctctttctctctctctttctctctctctttctctctctctctctttctctctctctctttctctctctctctctctctctttctctctctctctttctctcgctctctctctctctttctatctatctatccctctttctctctctctctctttctatctatctatccctctttctctctgtctctctttctctatctctctctctttctttctctctctctctctttctctctctctctctctctctttctcgctctctctctctctcgttctctctctctttctttctatctctctctttctcgctctctctctctcactctctctctcttcccctctctctctatttctctccctctttctctatctctctctttctatctctctctctctctttctctctcttatatctttctctctctctctctcttatctctatttatctctctctctttcttatatctttctctatctctctctctcttatctctatctctctcttatctctatctctctcttatctctatctctctttttctctgtctctccctctctctttctttatctctctctctttctttctctctctctctttctccctctctctctctccctctctccttttccctctctctttatgtctctctatctctctctctctctccctctctctttctctctctctctctcccattcactctctttttctctctctctctctctctctcattatctctctctctctctctctctctctctctctctctctcattctctcgcTGCTTTTGAAAATCGGCCAAATAATTTCAACTGGCACTTAGCGCTGGCATTCTATTTTTATTCTTTGTAAATATGCAAGCATCCTGAGATAATGCTCAATGATAAATCGTACATTTTAAAAGCCAACAATTTCTCGTATTTCATTTAAAGTTGGCCGGTGGAGTGGGTGTGGTGGGGGTGAGGTGAGGTgggtgtggtggggggggggggatggggttgtgaacaaaaaaaaacaaccttggAATCGATTGGCAACTCATATCAATCGGCAACTGATCAGGTCTTCTATTAATATGAATACCAGTAAATAACTCAGGTGAGACCGCTGTAAATATATCAAGGCCTGAGGCTTCAGCGATACCTCGGATTGATACTGATTATTTTGTTCCCAGCGAATGAAAAAAGCCGGCTCATAAAATGTCCGTAAAAGACCTTGAATGGACcgctcttttttttatttttttatttttttatttttttgtggggggggggggctttccTTTGTAACTAAGTTGAGCTCGTAAAAGAGCTGTAAAGGAAAACCCAGCATGTGCAGTTCTTTTTTTGCCATTCCGTTGGACCTTGCGGCTCAGTCCATAATACGTTTGCAAGCTGTGACGAGCTTGATGTTGTTGGCttgtttttgggtttttttaccTCTCGCCTTTGTTTTACATAAAGGAAGTTCAGCTCATAAAGAAGCCTTCACAAAACCGCTGGTTTGGGGTTTTTTacattatatttttataaatatattattccTGTGTGCGTTTTCCACCATCTGCGTGTTGCGCACAGGGGACTTTCTGTTCTGTTTTGTGATGCCGAAAGATTGGGTTTTCTATCtgcagagagagaaaatgacagttggatctgtgtgtgtttctgtgttgaTCTGACTGCGCGTAACGGAAAACTAAACGTAGTGAACGGACCCCTTTTCCATTACTTTTCCATTACAAAAGAATCAATTTCAACGCATGATTATTTAA
Protein-coding regions in this window:
- the LOC138957329 gene encoding putative uncharacterized protein ENSP00000383309, whose translation is MTLSHVEARASDCESNCLPKKPFALKISLGDLGELKSWQTFSVSADLSNRQPLLEPNPTFPDYHVTRQTTTTRPSPTTTSLVKPQQSGLPRLPRHSSNHNNPTFPDYHVTRQTTTTRPSPTTTSLVKPQQPDLPRLPRHSSNHNNPAFPDYHVTRQTTTTRPSPTTTSLVKPQQSGLPRLPRHSSNHNNPTFPDYHVTRQTTTIRPSPTTTSLVKPQQPDLPRLPRHSSNHNNPTFPDYHVTRQTTTIRPSPTTTSLVKPQQPDLPRLPRHSSNHNNPTLPDYHVTRQTTTIRPSPTITSLVKPQQPDLTRLSRHSSNHNNPTLPDYHVTRQTTTIRPSPTTTSLVKPQQPDLTRLPRHSSNHNNPTFPDYHVTRQTTTTRPSPTTTSLVKPQQSDLPRLPRHSSNHNNPTFPDYHVTRQTTTTRPSPTTTSLVKPQQPDLPRLPRHSSNHNNPAFPDYHVTRQTTTIRPSPTITSLVKPQQPDLPRLPRHSSNHNNPAFPDYHVTCQTTTIRPSPTITSLVKPQQSG